One region of Trichosurus vulpecula isolate mTriVul1 chromosome 1, mTriVul1.pri, whole genome shotgun sequence genomic DNA includes:
- the LOC118834126 gene encoding prefoldin subunit 3-like, which yields MKQPGNESVDIVLKKLDEEYQKYKFMELNLAQKKRRLKNQIPEIKQTLHILKYMQKKKETTKPLETRFLLADNLYCKASVLPRDKVCLWLGAYVMLEYDIDEAQALLEKNHCTATSNLESLEEDLDFLRDQFSTTEVNMAQVYNWDVKRRNQDEPTKAKV from the coding sequence ATGAAACAGCCTGGGAATGAGTCTGTAGATATTGTACTCAAGAAATTGGATGAGGAGTATCAGAAGTATAAGTTTATGGAACTTAACCTTgctcagaagaaaagaaggctaaAAAATCAGATTCCTGAAATCAAACAGAcattacacattttaaaatatatgcagaagaaaaaagagaccaCAAAGCCCCTGGAGACTAGATTCTTACTGGCTGATAACCTTTACTGCAAAGCTTCAGTTCTTCCTAGGGATAAAGTCTGCCTGTGGTTGGGGGCCTATGTGATGCTTGAATATGACATTGATGAAGCTCAGGCTCTCTTGGAGAAGAACCACTGCACTGCTACCAGCAATTTGGAATCTCTCGAGGAAGACTTGGACTTCCTTCGGGATCAGTTTTCTACCACAGAAGTCAATATGGCTCAGGTTTACAACTGGGATGTCAAGAGAAGAAACCAAGATGAGCCCACCAAAGCTAAAGTCTAG